In the genome of Blastocatellia bacterium, one region contains:
- a CDS encoding NAD-dependent epimerase/dehydratase family protein: MKVLVTGGAGFIASHIVDAYLTSGHKVVIVDNLTTGQEININPKAQFYKLDIRDQELLEIIRKEKIEVVSHQAAQVDIRRSVLDPVYDASVNILGSINLLEACVKTGVKHFIFASTGGAIYGEQSYFPADETHPLNPMSPYGITKLTLEKYLSYYSNTYNLTYTALRYGNVYGPRQNPKGEAGVVAIFCEQMLAGKTPIINGNGKQTRDYIYVGDVVKANLLALENYQTVFNQAFNIGTGIETDVIDIFKTLQDELKTDYEQTHAAAKAGEQRRSVLNINKAKEKLGWQPTVDLKIGFHKTVKFYQEKL, translated from the coding sequence ATGAAAGTATTGGTTACTGGAGGAGCAGGATTTATTGCTTCTCATATTGTAGATGCTTATCTAACATCAGGTCATAAAGTTGTAATAGTAGATAATCTTACTACAGGACAAGAAATAAATATTAATCCTAAAGCACAGTTTTATAAATTAGATATTCGTGACCAAGAATTGCTAGAAATTATACGTAAAGAAAAAATTGAAGTTGTAAGCCATCAAGCTGCACAAGTAGATATTCGTCGCTCAGTCCTTGATCCTGTATATGATGCTAGTGTAAATATCTTAGGTAGTATTAATTTACTAGAAGCTTGTGTTAAAACAGGAGTAAAACATTTTATTTTTGCTTCAACAGGAGGTGCAATTTATGGCGAGCAAAGCTATTTTCCTGCTGATGAAACACATCCACTTAACCCAATGTCACCTTATGGAATTACTAAATTAACCTTAGAAAAATATTTATCTTACTATAGCAATACCTATAATCTTACCTATACAGCATTACGATATGGAAATGTCTATGGCCCACGTCAAAATCCAAAAGGGGAAGCCGGAGTAGTAGCAATTTTTTGTGAGCAAATGCTTGCAGGAAAAACACCTATAATAAATGGTAATGGAAAGCAAACCCGCGATTATATTTATGTTGGGGATGTGGTAAAAGCTAATTTGCTAGCTTTAGAAAACTACCAAACTGTATTTAATCAAGCTTTTAATATTGGTACAGGGATAGAAACAGATGTGATTGATATTTTTAAGACCCTACAAGATGAACTTAAAACGGATTATGAGCAAACCCATGCAGCCGCTAAAGCAGGAGAGCAACGGCGAAGTGTCTTAAATATCAACAAAGCAAAAGAAAAACTTGGTTGGCAACCAACAGTTGACCTAAAAATAGGGTTTCATAAAACAGTAAAATTTTATCAAGAAAAATTATAA
- a CDS encoding phosphoesterase gives MRIKIFFHNNCFDGVASAATFAVFYRECINSDAEQSFEGLAHKAGQIFDESRFDGDENAIVDFKYSSSPQLTWWFDHHQSAFLTDSDAAHYRNDPAGIKSGKKFVDTNYRSCTKFIAETASSKFGLKSDFLYELVQWADVIDGALYPDAKTAVELDAPALHLMLVIESARDDKLLAKIIQDLQTMTLSQVASQDYITGIFDYYYKRHLNAIGIIKAAAHSERSAVYFDVSEHDMEGYSKFIPYYLHPEALYSIGLSLSPQRSKVSVGYNPWAKDTRRHNLASICERYGGGGHPVVGAISFSPQDLDLARKVALEIAEELRSS, from the coding sequence ATGAGAATAAAGATCTTTTTCCACAATAATTGTTTTGATGGTGTTGCTTCAGCAGCAACTTTTGCTGTTTTTTATCGTGAATGTATAAATTCTGATGCAGAACAAAGTTTTGAAGGTCTTGCACATAAAGCTGGTCAAATATTTGATGAATCTAGGTTTGATGGTGATGAGAATGCAATTGTAGATTTTAAGTATAGTAGTTCTCCACAGCTAACTTGGTGGTTTGACCATCATCAAAGTGCTTTTTTAACTGATTCAGACGCAGCACATTATCGCAATGACCCGGCTGGAATAAAATCTGGTAAAAAATTTGTTGATACTAATTACCGTTCTTGTACTAAATTTATTGCTGAAACTGCTTCAAGCAAATTTGGTCTAAAATCAGATTTTTTATATGAGCTTGTTCAATGGGCTGATGTTATTGATGGTGCACTTTATCCTGATGCTAAAACTGCTGTTGAACTAGATGCCCCAGCCCTACATTTAATGCTAGTTATTGAGTCAGCACGAGATGATAAATTGCTAGCTAAAATTATACAAGATCTTCAAACTATGACACTTAGCCAAGTTGCTAGCCAAGATTATATCACTGGTATTTTTGATTACTATTATAAACGTCACTTAAATGCAATTGGTATTATCAAAGCTGCTGCTCATTCAGAAAGAAGTGCAGTGTATTTTGATGTAAGTGAACATGATATGGAAGGATATAGTAAGTTTATTCCTTATTATTTACATCCAGAAGCTCTTTATAGCATTGGCTTAAGTCTTAGCCCACAACGTTCTAAAGTGTCGGTTGGCTATAATCCTTGGGCAAAAGACACGCGCCGACATAATTTAGCCTCTATTTGTGAGCGTTATGGAGGGGGTGGACATCCTGTAGTTGGAGCAATTTCTTTTAGCCCTCAAGATTTAGATTTAGCCCGTAAAGTTGCACTAGAAATTGCTGAGGAATTACGTAGCAGCTAA
- the waaF gene encoding lipopolysaccharide heptosyltransferase II: MFEPESVKKILVRGTNWVGDSIVTLPALRELKRIFPKAEISLLVKPWVAGIFQDLECIDEVITYERDKKGVWATIKELKTKNFDLAVLFQNAFEAAVLAFGAKAKIRAGFKTEGRGFLLTHPLNLTKEILSLHQIYYYLHIISQLEERLFGQSQVDFKNLKYSLPVSKERQTAIKEKVSSFGINTNKKLIAINPGATNSRAKRWPIERFAALADRLVVAGNEVVFIGAGAELDITETAIKNMWEKAKILTGKTTLAESIAFLSICDLVVSNDTGPAYISAALERPTLTIFGPTDDKMICPFGTKAEILRYSVDCSPCMLKDCPIDHRCMTSMSVQMVLSRALQILNNKLILE; the protein is encoded by the coding sequence ATGTTTGAACCCGAATCTGTTAAAAAAATTTTAGTACGTGGTACAAATTGGGTAGGTGACAGCATTGTCACCCTGCCAGCACTGCGCGAGCTAAAAAGAATTTTTCCTAAAGCGGAAATTTCTTTGCTAGTAAAACCTTGGGTCGCAGGAATTTTTCAAGATCTAGAATGTATTGATGAAGTAATAACTTATGAACGAGATAAAAAAGGTGTTTGGGCAACAATTAAAGAGTTAAAAACCAAAAATTTTGATCTAGCAGTCCTGTTTCAAAATGCTTTTGAGGCTGCTGTTTTAGCTTTTGGAGCAAAAGCCAAGATAAGAGCCGGTTTTAAGACTGAAGGACGAGGATTTTTACTTACTCACCCTCTAAATTTAACTAAGGAAATTCTTTCTCTACACCAAATTTATTATTACTTACATATCATTTCGCAGTTAGAAGAGCGTCTTTTTGGTCAAAGCCAAGTAGATTTTAAAAATCTCAAGTATTCTTTACCTGTAAGCAAAGAAAGACAAACAGCTATTAAAGAAAAAGTTAGCAGTTTTGGCATAAATACCAATAAAAAATTAATAGCAATTAATCCTGGAGCTACAAATAGTCGGGCAAAACGTTGGCCTATAGAGCGTTTTGCTGCTTTAGCTGATCGTTTAGTGGTTGCTGGTAATGAAGTTGTGTTTATTGGTGCGGGTGCAGAGCTAGATATTACTGAAACTGCAATTAAAAATATGTGGGAGAAGGCAAAAATTTTAACTGGCAAGACCACACTAGCCGAAAGTATAGCTTTTTTAAGTATCTGTGACTTAGTTGTTTCTAATGATACGGGCCCAGCCTATATTTCTGCTGCTTTAGAACGTCCGACTTTAACAATCTTTGGGCCCACAGACGATAAAATGATTTGTCCTTTTGGTACAAAAGCAGAAATTTTGCGCTATAGCGTAGATTGTTCACCTTGTATGCTAAAAGATTGTCCTATTGACCACCGTTGTATGACTTCTATGAGCGTACAAATGGTTTTAAGTAGGGCATTACAAATATTAAATAATAAATTAATTTTGGAGTAA
- the tilS gene encoding tRNA lysidine(34) synthetase TilS, which produces MSKLLLNQQIWLFVQYNKMFNETSTVLVALSGGPDSVALVLLLKEIQELYCNQFKIHLAHLNHLLRGKESENDEEFVHNFAAQNNLPLTIDRLAVAEIAKGANLEATARELRYQFLQKTAQSIGTSIIATAHNLNDQAETFLMRLIRGSGVSGLSGIKPILKVNYFKSNLSYPTVNLIRPLLSTSRSEIEKYLLEKKQMACIDSSNFSTKLTRNKIRLEILPKLLEINPQAISAIARTSEQLRAWQELLNNKTNNLIIDKNNAENKEVNEIRLNVKELSDLPSILRQQKIRDAIEQLQGSLKRLTSTHIAAVDSLLSANKSGKKIELPNKLLALREFNQLVFKYKDESDVTKQEKFTVDLLLGQSFENKIFTISYENYVDDPNRINNFSKDYFALVDLEAKGNKLKVRFRHPGDSYQVVNHKGVEKVKDLMLEKRIALSQRAFWPLVTSVEDEIIWSPRLGLATKFAANSKTRHFAIIIAK; this is translated from the coding sequence ATGTCTAAATTATTACTTAATCAACAAATTTGGCTATTTGTTCAGTATAACAAAATGTTTAATGAAACTTCTACAGTATTAGTTGCTTTATCCGGTGGCCCGGATTCCGTTGCACTAGTGCTGCTCTTAAAAGAAATTCAAGAACTATATTGCAATCAATTTAAGATTCATCTAGCACATCTAAATCACTTATTAAGAGGCAAAGAATCAGAAAATGATGAGGAGTTTGTCCATAATTTTGCGGCTCAAAATAACTTACCACTGACTATAGATCGCCTAGCAGTAGCAGAAATTGCTAAAGGAGCTAATTTAGAAGCTACTGCTAGAGAGCTACGCTATCAATTTTTGCAAAAAACGGCTCAAAGTATTGGGACAAGTATTATTGCTACAGCACATAACTTAAATGATCAAGCCGAGACATTTTTAATGCGTCTAATTCGAGGCTCTGGAGTATCTGGTTTATCAGGTATAAAACCTATATTAAAGGTTAATTACTTTAAATCTAACTTAAGTTATCCTACGGTTAATTTAATCCGTCCATTACTTTCTACAAGTCGGTCTGAGATTGAAAAATATTTGTTAGAAAAAAAACAAATGGCTTGTATAGATTCTTCTAATTTTTCAACAAAATTAACTCGTAATAAAATCAGACTAGAGATTTTACCTAAGCTTTTAGAGATAAACCCTCAAGCAATATCAGCTATTGCACGCACTTCAGAGCAATTAAGAGCTTGGCAAGAACTCTTAAATAACAAGACAAATAATTTAATTATTGATAAAAATAATGCTGAAAATAAAGAGGTTAACGAAATTAGACTTAACGTAAAAGAGCTTAGTGATTTACCCAGCATACTACGTCAACAAAAAATTAGAGATGCTATAGAACAACTGCAAGGCTCTCTAAAACGCCTAACATCAACTCATATTGCAGCCGTAGACAGCTTGCTATCAGCTAATAAAAGTGGCAAGAAAATAGAGTTACCTAATAAATTACTCGCCTTAAGAGAGTTTAACCAGCTTGTTTTTAAATATAAAGATGAAAGTGATGTGACAAAACAAGAAAAATTTACAGTAGATTTACTATTAGGCCAAAGTTTTGAAAACAAAATTTTTACTATTTCCTATGAAAACTACGTAGATGATCCTAATAGAATAAATAATTTTTCAAAAGATTATTTTGCTTTAGTAGATTTAGAAGCAAAAGGAAATAAACTAAAAGTCCGTTTTAGGCATCCAGGAGATAGTTATCAAGTTGTTAATCATAAAGGGGTGGAAAAGGTAAAAGATTTAATGTTAGAAAAGCGTATTGCCCTAAGCCAAAGGGCATTTTGGCCGTTAGTAACGAGTGTTGAGGATGAGATTATATGGTCGCCTCGCTTGGGTCTAGCAACAAAATTTGCTGCTAACTCAAAAACTAGGCACTTTGCAATCATAATAGCAAAGTGA
- a CDS encoding FHA domain-containing protein — translation MAEKQEKKWATLKFTDPSGSARSLSLYKSVFTIGRLGDNDLQLDDPYVSRHHAEIMFDGENYTFRDKGSTSGSFVNGSKVAEKALKSGDKVNLGRRNGLELAFEWSGQNTTTNRIAVEQRKAEEESTHVMSVIDHRQTRYLNTSLIHQQKLNTVATVSRLKALYEITSAILSIKTRDELVNKLLDLVFEALPAERGAIMLSDDKGLNVRASKHRNPTNKTAVQPSTTIVNRVFNENVATLSVDAHSDSRFASQKSVIFQAIRSVMCAPISSSNHVWGVCYVDNLNTQKNFEEEELEFLMAVARQAGMALENLHLIDEQKITLESFITTLAASIDARDDMTAGHSARVAKYSRTCAKYMGLSKDEIKLIYYAGLLHDYGKIGTREAILCKPGKLTPEEMAHMREHAYDTHKILSKIHFTKELADIPLIASSHHEHMDGTGYPFNLTSEQIPLGGKIIAVADFFDALTHKRHYREPMPIEDVISLIDDQSGTKFDTAVVESFKEYVYKEYIPNQKKRAEMDKLKERQSQKTGAQAKLEEEEVFVAQHDHQISIPNR, via the coding sequence ATGGCGGAAAAACAAGAAAAAAAATGGGCAACGCTTAAATTTACTGATCCAAGTGGTTCAGCAAGGAGCCTAAGTTTATACAAATCCGTTTTTACTATTGGGCGGCTTGGAGATAATGACTTACAACTAGATGACCCTTATGTCTCACGCCATCATGCAGAAATTATGTTTGATGGGGAAAATTATACTTTTAGAGATAAAGGTAGCACTTCAGGTAGCTTTGTTAATGGTAGTAAAGTTGCTGAAAAAGCTCTTAAATCAGGCGATAAGGTTAATTTAGGTAGACGTAATGGCTTAGAATTAGCTTTTGAATGGTCAGGTCAAAATACTACTACTAATCGTATTGCTGTTGAGCAACGCAAAGCAGAGGAAGAATCTACACATGTAATGAGTGTAATAGACCATCGCCAAACTCGTTATCTAAATACTTCCTTAATTCATCAACAAAAATTAAATACTGTTGCTACAGTAAGTCGCTTAAAAGCTCTTTATGAAATTACTAGTGCTATTCTTTCAATTAAAACACGAGATGAACTAGTCAATAAATTATTAGATTTAGTTTTTGAAGCTTTACCCGCTGAACGTGGCGCGATAATGTTAAGTGACGATAAAGGATTAAATGTTAGGGCTTCTAAACATCGTAACCCTACGAATAAAACAGCAGTTCAGCCTAGCACAACAATTGTTAATCGAGTTTTTAATGAAAACGTTGCTACACTAAGCGTTGATGCTCATAGTGATAGCCGTTTTGCTTCACAAAAAAGCGTAATTTTCCAAGCTATTCGCTCTGTAATGTGCGCTCCTATTAGCTCTTCTAATCATGTTTGGGGTGTTTGTTATGTAGATAACTTAAATACACAGAAGAATTTTGAAGAAGAAGAATTAGAATTTTTAATGGCAGTTGCTCGCCAAGCTGGTATGGCACTTGAAAACCTACATTTAATTGATGAGCAAAAAATTACTCTAGAAAGTTTTATTACTACTCTAGCAGCCTCAATTGATGCTAGGGATGATATGACCGCAGGACATTCGGCTAGAGTTGCTAAATATTCTCGTACTTGTGCTAAATATATGGGTCTTTCAAAGGATGAAATAAAACTTATCTATTATGCAGGCTTGTTACACGATTACGGCAAAATAGGGACTCGTGAAGCAATACTTTGTAAGCCTGGTAAACTTACGCCTGAAGAAATGGCACATATGCGTGAACATGCTTATGATACACATAAAATTCTTTCTAAAATCCACTTTACCAAAGAGTTAGCAGATATTCCTTTAATTGCTTCTAGCCATCATGAACATATGGATGGGACAGGATACCCATTTAATTTAACTTCTGAGCAAATTCCATTGGGTGGAAAAATTATTGCTGTTGCTGACTTTTTTGACGCACTCACTCATAAACGCCATTATCGAGAGCCAATGCCTATTGAAGATGTAATTAGTCTAATTGATGACCAAAGCGGAACAAAATTTGATACAGCAGTAGTAGAATCATTTAAGGAATATGTTTATAAAGAGTATATTCCTAATCAAAAGAAACGTGCAGAGATGGACAAACTTAAAGAGCGTCAAAGCCAAAAAACAGGAGCGCAAGCTAAATTAGAGGAAGAAGAAGTTTTTGTTGCTCAACATGATCATCAAATTTCTATCCCTAATAGATAG
- a CDS encoding NUDIX hydrolase has translation MQWAIDKKFMDNRFKWINTEIIYQETRADELRWLITKEQICDQQTNTTFSRSILRHPGVAAVMAINEQREVLLIEQFRYTAKTEMWEIPTGTLQGELKDKQVIAKELPRLAAERELNEEAGYSATRFELVKRFYVMPGTSDGLVYLFLAFDLSPKKAIADIGEVVTKVKFFPINEALNMIAKGEICDAKTIIGIYAAKEYLDKNL, from the coding sequence GTGCAATGGGCTATAGATAAAAAATTTATGGATAATCGCTTTAAGTGGATAAACACAGAAATTATTTACCAAGAAACTCGTGCAGATGAACTACGTTGGCTTATAACTAAAGAACAAATCTGCGACCAGCAAACAAATACAACTTTTTCCCGTTCAATACTTCGCCATCCTGGAGTAGCAGCAGTAATGGCAATTAATGAACAACGGGAAGTTCTTTTAATAGAACAATTTCGCTATACAGCAAAAACTGAAATGTGGGAAATTCCTACAGGTACTTTACAGGGAGAACTAAAAGATAAACAAGTTATTGCTAAAGAACTGCCAAGGCTTGCCGCAGAACGCGAATTAAACGAAGAAGCAGGTTATAGCGCGACAAGATTTGAGCTAGTAAAACGTTTTTATGTTATGCCCGGCACATCTGACGGACTGGTTTATTTATTTCTAGCCTTTGACCTTAGCCCTAAAAAAGCTATAGCCGACATTGGCGAAGTAGTAACTAAAGTTAAGTTTTTTCCCATTAATGAAGCTCTTAATATGATTGCTAAGGGAGAAATCTGCGATGCTAAAACCATTATTGGAATTTACGCAGCTAAAGAATACTTAGATAAAAATTTGTAA
- a CDS encoding MBL fold metallo-hydrolase, which produces MQNFVYLIGDKESREAAVVDAAWDIDAILKAAQADDMKITKAFVTHFHPDHIGGDMLGFPIEGLSELLEKHPVKIYVQKSEAPFLKNLLGLSDSDMVQISGGDKTSLGNIDVQFLHTPGHTPGSQCFLVENRLISGDTLFINGCGRVDLPGSDPEEMYYSLTTKLQKLPDDTLLLPGHNYGGKTSTMGKEKKHNPYLRFQRLEDFLGAMGYR; this is translated from the coding sequence ATGCAAAACTTTGTCTATCTAATTGGCGATAAAGAAAGCCGTGAAGCTGCTGTTGTTGATGCAGCTTGGGATATTGACGCAATTCTAAAAGCTGCCCAAGCTGATGATATGAAAATTACTAAAGCATTTGTTACACATTTTCATCCAGATCATATTGGTGGAGATATGCTTGGTTTTCCTATTGAAGGATTAAGTGAACTGCTAGAAAAACACCCTGTAAAAATCTATGTCCAAAAGTCAGAAGCACCTTTTCTAAAAAATCTTTTAGGCTTATCAGACTCGGATATGGTACAAATTTCCGGCGGCGATAAAACTTCACTAGGTAATATTGACGTACAATTTTTACATACTCCTGGTCATACGCCTGGGTCACAGTGTTTTTTAGTAGAAAACCGGCTAATTTCTGGAGATACGTTATTTATTAATGGTTGTGGGCGAGTAGATTTACCTGGCAGTGATCCAGAAGAAATGTATTATAGTTTGACTACTAAACTACAAAAACTACCCGATGATACTTTACTTTTGCCTGGTCATAATTATGGCGGCAAAACTTCTACAATGGGAAAAGAAAAAAAACATAACCCTTACCTGCGTTTTCAACGACTAGAAGACTTTTTAGGTGCAATGGGCTATAGATAA
- a CDS encoding DUF3142 domain-containing protein, with protein sequence MLWAWERSENLMFIDSKSTGVAFLAKTILLKEDKVDIRPRLQPLAVAPNTVLVAVVRIETSLQQPPELSEEQLRQTIKAIKSVTKLNIIGLQIDFDAKLSERKFYKELLEKLRRELPKNYLLSITALASWAMYDNWIADLPVDEVVPMLFSLGVEKQQLLSYLAAKKDFRTKNTQTSIGISTGEDLPWLPAKRRIYIFANQSWSKELLEDVLQKVEKWQTK encoded by the coding sequence ATGCTTTGGGCTTGGGAACGCTCAGAGAATTTAATGTTTATTGATAGTAAATCTACAGGAGTAGCTTTTTTGGCAAAGACTATTTTGTTAAAAGAAGATAAAGTAGATATTCGTCCTCGTCTACAACCTCTAGCAGTTGCTCCAAATACAGTTTTAGTTGCTGTAGTAAGAATAGAAACAAGCTTACAACAACCTCCAGAATTATCAGAAGAACAATTAAGACAAACTATAAAAGCAATAAAATCTGTTACTAAGCTAAATATTATAGGCCTACAAATAGATTTTGATGCTAAATTGTCAGAAAGAAAATTTTACAAAGAATTGCTAGAAAAATTACGCAGGGAATTACCCAAAAATTACTTACTTTCTATAACAGCTTTAGCTTCTTGGGCAATGTATGATAATTGGATAGCAGATTTGCCAGTTGATGAAGTTGTCCCTATGCTATTTAGTTTAGGCGTTGAAAAACAACAACTTTTAAGCTATCTAGCAGCTAAAAAAGATTTTAGGACAAAAAATACTCAAACTAGCATTGGCATTTCAACAGGGGAAGATTTACCTTGGCTACCAGCAAAAAGAAGAATTTATATTTTTGCAAATCAATCTTGGTCAAAAGAATTATTAGAAGATGTTTTACAAAAGGTGGAAAAATGGCAAACAAAATAA
- a CDS encoding NAD(P)-dependent oxidoreductase, whose product MSEKKILVTGGSGYLGSYIRQYFNADDLSRRAGQDLSLLKDLSFIKNYDVIIHMAACVNKRADAAGQNFTVNVGGTIKLLEKLSEGQTFIFCSTKDVYGSHIDKYKTVPETCSTDFIGQNAYEWSKLIAEKYAEYYCNNAKARLGIFRLSTVYAPAAASQGNPGGFVSFFTRTIAKGEQLQLKMKGEQIRDLLHVNDLAEAFKLFINSNQQSSLYNIGGGLKNSTTLYQLTQTIAKLVKKSANLVLSDEAVKEQIHYVTDISKLSSELGWQPKIDIESGLRTLLENV is encoded by the coding sequence GTGTCAGAAAAAAAAATATTAGTTACAGGCGGAAGCGGTTATTTAGGTTCATATATCCGCCAATATTTTAATGCAGATGATTTGTCTAGACGTGCTGGACAAGATCTGAGCTTACTAAAAGACCTTAGTTTTATAAAAAATTATGATGTAATTATTCATATGGCTGCTTGTGTTAATAAACGAGCAGATGCAGCAGGGCAAAACTTTACGGTTAATGTAGGTGGAACAATTAAACTATTAGAAAAATTATCTGAAGGACAAACGTTTATTTTTTGTTCTACTAAAGATGTTTATGGCAGCCATATTGATAAATACAAAACAGTTCCAGAAACTTGTAGCACTGATTTTATAGGTCAAAACGCTTATGAATGGTCAAAGCTAATAGCTGAAAAATATGCTGAATATTATTGTAATAATGCTAAAGCTAGATTAGGTATTTTTCGGCTTTCTACTGTGTATGCTCCTGCTGCTGCTAGTCAAGGAAATCCTGGTGGGTTTGTTTCGTTTTTTACCCGCACAATAGCAAAAGGTGAACAACTTCAATTAAAAATGAAAGGTGAACAAATCCGAGATTTATTGCATGTAAATGATTTAGCAGAAGCTTTTAAGCTTTTTATTAATAGTAATCAACAAAGTAGTCTTTATAATATTGGTGGTGGTCTAAAAAATAGCACTACGCTTTATCAATTGACCCAAACCATAGCAAAACTAGTTAAAAAGTCGGCAAACCTAGTACTTTCAGATGAAGCAGTAAAAGAGCAAATCCATTATGTTACAGATATTAGTAAATTAAGCAGTGAACTAGGTTGGCAACCAAAAATAGATATTGAATCAGGACTAAGGACATTATTAGAAAATGTTTGA
- a CDS encoding HAD family hydrolase, with protein MKQVAVFLDRDGTVSEEVGYVNHLSRFKLFPWTAEAIKKLNQAGIKAILVTNQAGVARGYFTEDLIGKVHNKLLEELAKTGAYLDAIYYCPHHPSAGQPPYRANCECRKPKPGLLYKATDEHNIDLSRSFMIGDKYTDVELGQRIGVKGVMVMTGYGIGEYEYQRQNWPQMPDKIAENLLTAVDWIISQAKT; from the coding sequence ATGAAGCAAGTAGCTGTGTTTTTAGACCGAGATGGTACGGTAAGCGAAGAAGTTGGTTATGTTAATCATTTATCAAGATTTAAGTTATTTCCTTGGACAGCAGAAGCTATCAAAAAACTTAATCAAGCAGGAATAAAAGCTATTTTAGTGACTAATCAAGCTGGAGTAGCAAGAGGTTATTTTACAGAAGACCTAATTGGCAAGGTACATAATAAACTATTAGAGGAATTAGCAAAAACAGGAGCATATTTAGACGCAATTTATTATTGTCCTCATCATCCTTCAGCCGGACAACCACCTTATCGGGCTAATTGTGAATGTAGAAAGCCTAAACCAGGGCTACTTTATAAAGCTACTGATGAACATAACATAGATTTAAGTCGCTCATTTATGATTGGCGATAAATACACAGACGTTGAATTAGGGCAAAGAATAGGTGTTAAAGGTGTTATGGTTATGACTGGCTATGGAATTGGGGAATATGAGTATCAGCGACAAAACTGGCCTCAAATGCCAGATAAAATAGCAGAAAATTTATTAACTGCTGTAGATTGGATAATTAGCCAAGCAAAAACTTAG